From Desulfuromonas soudanensis, the proteins below share one genomic window:
- a CDS encoding RrF2 family transcriptional regulator: MFITRATEYAIRALLFMAKQPRGQIVLKKDICATQDITPAFLTKILQPLIKDGIVGSQRGVGGGFYLLKTPEDVTLLDVVRAEEGPLHLNQCLVRSGACAKDLFCPVHGAWKEVRDEMTATLSRYTFARLALQEEHNLQTLCEKVS; this comes from the coding sequence TTGTTCATCACCCGCGCCACCGAATACGCCATCCGCGCCCTGCTCTTCATGGCCAAACAGCCCCGGGGCCAAATCGTCCTCAAAAAGGACATCTGCGCCACCCAGGACATCACCCCCGCCTTCCTCACCAAGATCCTGCAGCCCCTGATCAAGGACGGGATCGTCGGCTCCCAGCGGGGAGTCGGCGGCGGTTTTTATCTCCTCAAGACTCCCGAGGACGTCACCCTCCTCGACGTGGTACGGGCCGAGGAAGGTCCGCTGCATCTCAATCAGTGCCTGGTCAGGTCCGGGGCCTGCGCCAAGGACCTCTTCTGCCCGGTCCATGGCGCATGGAAAGAAGTCCGGGACGAAATGACCGCCACCCTCTCCCGCTACACCTTTGCCCGCCTCGCTCTCCAGGAGGAACACAACCTGCAGACGCTCTGCGAAAAAGTCTCCTGA
- the rpmE gene encoding 50S ribosomal protein L31: protein MKEGIHPSYAPVTVNCQCGNTFETGSTKPGGEIRTEICSECHPFYTGKQKLMDTAGRIERFRKRYDQGK, encoded by the coding sequence ATGAAAGAAGGAATCCACCCCAGTTACGCGCCGGTGACCGTCAACTGCCAGTGCGGCAACACCTTTGAGACCGGCTCGACCAAGCCCGGCGGCGAGATTCGTACCGAGATTTGTTCCGAATGCCACCCCTTCTACACCGGCAAGCAGAAGCTCATGGATACGGCCGGCCGGATCGAGCGTTTCCGCAAAAGATACGATCAGGGCAAGTAA
- the rho gene encoding transcription termination factor Rho, whose protein sequence is MNLKELKEKKATELAALAKELKVEGAPGMRKQDLIFAILNATAEKNGAIFGEGVLEILPDGFGFLRAPDANYLPGPDDIYVSPSQIRRFNLRTGDTVSGQIRPPKEGERYFALLKVSEVNFENPAVAKDKTLFDNLTPLYPEERVILETTSDNLPMRVMDLASPIGKGQRGLIVAPPRTGKTMLLQNIANSITANHPEVYLIVLLIDERPEEVTDMLRSVNGEVISSTFDEPATRHVQVAEMVIEKAKRLVEHKRDVVILLDSITRLARAYNTVVPPSGKILSGGVDSNALHKPKRFFGAARNIEEGGSLTIIATALIDTGSKMDEVIFEEFKGTGNMELHLDRRLVEKRTFPAIDINKSGTRREELLIDRTSLQRIWLLRKVLSSMNVVDSMEFLLEKLGESKSNQEFLDSMNR, encoded by the coding sequence ATGAACCTGAAGGAACTGAAAGAGAAAAAAGCCACCGAACTTGCGGCTCTTGCCAAGGAATTGAAGGTGGAGGGGGCTCCGGGAATGCGCAAGCAGGACCTGATCTTCGCCATACTCAATGCGACCGCCGAGAAAAACGGGGCTATTTTCGGCGAGGGGGTACTGGAAATCCTCCCCGACGGCTTCGGTTTCCTTCGGGCTCCCGATGCCAACTATCTTCCGGGGCCGGACGATATCTACGTTTCCCCCTCCCAGATCCGCCGGTTCAATCTGCGCACCGGCGACACGGTCTCCGGTCAGATCCGTCCCCCCAAAGAGGGAGAGCGCTACTTCGCCCTCCTCAAGGTCTCCGAGGTCAACTTCGAAAATCCCGCCGTCGCCAAGGACAAGACCCTCTTCGACAACCTCACCCCCCTCTACCCCGAGGAACGGGTCATTCTCGAGACGACCTCGGACAACCTGCCGATGCGGGTCATGGATCTGGCCTCCCCCATCGGCAAGGGACAGCGCGGCCTGATCGTCGCCCCGCCCCGGACCGGCAAGACGATGCTGCTGCAGAACATCGCCAATTCCATCACCGCCAACCATCCGGAAGTCTATCTCATCGTCCTCCTCATCGACGAGCGCCCCGAGGAGGTCACCGACATGCTCCGCTCGGTGAACGGGGAGGTCATCTCCTCGACCTTCGACGAGCCGGCCACCCGCCACGTCCAGGTGGCCGAGATGGTCATTGAGAAGGCCAAGCGTCTGGTGGAGCACAAGCGCGACGTTGTCATCCTGCTCGATTCCATCACCCGCCTGGCCCGGGCCTACAACACCGTCGTCCCCCCTTCGGGGAAGATCCTCTCCGGCGGCGTCGACTCCAATGCCCTCCACAAGCCCAAGCGCTTCTTCGGCGCGGCCCGCAACATCGAGGAGGGGGGGAGCCTGACCATCATTGCCACCGCCCTCATCGATACCGGCAGCAAGATGGACGAAGTCATCTTCGAGGAATTCAAGGGGACCGGCAACATGGAGCTCCATCTCGACCGGCGCCTCGTCGAGAAGCGGACCTTCCCCGCCATCGACATCAACAAATCGGGGACCCGCCGCGAGGAGCTCCTCATCGATCGCACCAGCCTGCAGCGGATCTGGCTGCTGCGCAAGGTCCTCTCGAGCATGAACGTCGTCGACAGCATGGAGTTTCTGCTCGAGAAGCTCGGGGAGTCCAAGAGCAATCAGGAATTTCTCGATTCGATGAATCGTTAG
- the gluQRS gene encoding tRNA glutamyl-Q(34) synthetase GluQRS, protein MSSPGTAPVVVGRFAPSPSGPLHIGSLVTAVGSYCLARSQGGRWLVRMEDLDRPRVVAGAAEEILHTLEVLGFEWDGEVVWQSRRTAAYEEALDRLRSAGLVFDCACSRKEILASAPHVGEEGPVYPGTCRQGLEGGSQARAQRIRVPAGPLCFTDGVFGPVEQCLASVVGDFVLRRADGLFAYQLAVVVDDGAAGVTQIVRGADLLSSTPRQIFLQAALGLPLPRYLHLPLALAENGEKISKRHGPLPLAAEGGEILWRVLRFLGQPVPPELRSGCAAEVLAWGVGHFDAALIPSADRFLSGD, encoded by the coding sequence ATGTCGTCTCCGGGAACTGCGCCCGTCGTCGTCGGCCGCTTTGCGCCGAGTCCCTCAGGTCCCCTGCACATCGGTTCGCTGGTGACGGCGGTCGGCAGCTATTGCCTCGCCCGAAGCCAGGGGGGGCGCTGGCTGGTGCGGATGGAGGATCTCGACAGGCCGCGGGTCGTGGCGGGGGCGGCGGAGGAGATCCTCCACACTCTGGAAGTGCTGGGTTTTGAGTGGGACGGAGAGGTCGTCTGGCAGAGCCGCCGCACGGCGGCCTATGAGGAGGCCCTGGATCGGCTGCGCAGCGCCGGGCTGGTCTTCGATTGCGCCTGCTCCCGCAAGGAGATTCTCGCCAGCGCCCCTCACGTCGGGGAAGAGGGCCCCGTCTATCCGGGCACCTGCCGTCAGGGGTTGGAGGGAGGGAGTCAGGCGCGGGCGCAGCGCATCCGGGTTCCGGCCGGCCCCCTCTGCTTTACCGACGGGGTCTTCGGCCCCGTCGAGCAGTGCCTGGCCAGCGTCGTCGGCGACTTCGTGCTCCGGCGGGCCGACGGTCTCTTTGCCTACCAGCTGGCCGTGGTGGTGGATGACGGCGCCGCCGGGGTCACCCAGATCGTTCGGGGGGCGGATCTGCTCTCGTCGACGCCGCGGCAGATCTTTCTCCAGGCCGCATTGGGCCTCCCCCTTCCCCGCTATCTTCACCTCCCCCTGGCCCTGGCCGAAAACGGAGAAAAAATAAGCAAGCGTCATGGCCCCCTGCCGCTGGCCGCCGAGGGGGGAGAAATTCTTTGGAGGGTTCTGCGTTTTCTCGGGCAACCGGTGCCGCCGGAGCTTCGGTCGGGCTGCGCCGCGGAGGTTCTCGCCTGGGGGGTCGGCCACTTTGATGCGGCGCTGATTCCCTCAGCCGACCGTTTTTTGTCCGGGGACTGA
- a CDS encoding ammonium transporter — MESAITSLGHSGDVLFLMLGAVMVFAMHAGFAFLEVGTVRKKSQVNAFVKILSDWSVSTVVYFAIGYPIAYGIHFFHPAVELLGDNQGFELVRFFFLLCFAACIPAIISGGIAERARFWPQVLAGGIFVGLTYPLFESLIWGRNSAGLQAFFVKNFGAPFHDFAGSVVVHSMGGWLALPAVLILGPRMGRFVRGRSHAIPVSNIPFLSLGSWILAVGWFGFNVMSSQRLEGISGLVAINSLMAMVGGVLFALVAGRNDPGFVHNGALAGLIAICAGSDLVHPVAAFFMGGIGSLIFVYGFAWEQEKLKIDDVLGVWPLHGMIGTWGGIAVGIFGLPLFGGLGGVSFFSQLCGSLAAVVYALLTGVLVYGLISRTIGFRLSDEEEFAGPDRAIHNIHAYPEDSVQ, encoded by the coding sequence ATGGAGTCGGCAATCACATCCCTGGGGCATAGCGGCGACGTACTTTTTTTGATGCTGGGCGCGGTCATGGTCTTTGCCATGCACGCCGGTTTTGCCTTTCTTGAGGTCGGCACGGTTCGCAAAAAGAGCCAGGTCAATGCCTTTGTGAAAATCCTTTCCGACTGGTCGGTGTCGACGGTCGTCTATTTCGCCATCGGCTACCCCATCGCCTACGGCATCCACTTCTTCCATCCGGCCGTCGAGCTCCTCGGTGACAATCAGGGGTTCGAGCTGGTGCGCTTCTTTTTTCTCCTCTGCTTTGCCGCCTGCATTCCGGCGATCATCTCCGGAGGGATCGCCGAACGCGCCCGTTTCTGGCCCCAGGTGCTGGCCGGAGGGATCTTCGTCGGCCTGACCTACCCCCTCTTCGAGTCCCTGATCTGGGGGCGCAACAGCGCCGGGCTCCAGGCCTTTTTCGTCAAAAACTTCGGCGCCCCCTTTCACGATTTCGCTGGAAGCGTGGTGGTCCATTCCATGGGGGGGTGGCTGGCGCTGCCGGCGGTTCTCATCCTTGGTCCGCGCATGGGGCGCTTCGTGCGCGGGCGTTCGCACGCCATCCCCGTCAGCAATATCCCCTTCCTCTCCCTCGGCTCCTGGATTCTGGCGGTCGGCTGGTTCGGCTTCAACGTCATGAGTTCCCAGCGTCTCGAGGGGATTTCCGGCCTGGTGGCCATCAATTCCCTCATGGCGATGGTCGGCGGCGTCCTCTTCGCCCTGGTGGCGGGGCGCAACGACCCCGGCTTCGTCCACAACGGCGCCCTCGCCGGGCTCATCGCCATCTGCGCCGGCAGCGACCTGGTTCATCCGGTGGCGGCCTTTTTCATGGGGGGGATCGGTTCGCTCATCTTCGTCTACGGGTTTGCCTGGGAGCAGGAAAAATTGAAGATCGACGACGTTCTCGGCGTCTGGCCCCTGCACGGCATGATCGGGACCTGGGGGGGGATCGCTGTCGGCATCTTCGGCCTCCCCCTCTTCGGGGGGCTCGGCGGGGTGAGCTTTTTCAGTCAGCTCTGCGGCAGCCTGGCGGCGGTCGTCTACGCCCTCCTGACCGGCGTCCTCGTCTACGGCCTGATCTCCAGGACCATCGGTTTCAGGCTCAGCGACGAAGAGGAATTTGCCGGTCCTGACCGCGCGATTCACAACATCCACGCCTATCCGGAAGATTCGGTGCAGTAG